A stretch of the Corylus avellana chromosome ca6, CavTom2PMs-1.0 genome encodes the following:
- the LOC132184342 gene encoding probable ADP-ribosylation factor GTPase-activating protein AGD15 isoform X1 has product MNEKASVSKELNAKHIKILEALLKLPENRECADCWSKAPRWASVNLGIFICMQCSGIHRSLGVHISKVRSTTLDTWLPEQVAFMQSVGNEKSNHYWEAELPPNFDRSGIEKFIRTKYEEKKWVAKNATQPTPKPGEMSSNLDKFLEGGAKSGIGIPKKTRSLSLEEEVLTNHLAQVPHPVTRARGVEFFRYEEQDVPTNGVTTDNRI; this is encoded by the exons ATGAACGAGAAGGCCTCCGTCTCTAAGGAGCTTAATGCCAAGCATATCAAG aTTTTAGAGGCTCTTCTTAAGCTGCCAGAGAATAGGGAATGTGCAGATTGCTGGAGCAA GGCTCCACGATGGGCGAGTGTAAACCTTGGAATATTTATATGCATGCAATGTTCGGGAATTCATCGAAGTCTTGGAGTACATATATCGAAG GTAAGGTCTACTACTTTGGATACATGGCTACCAGAGCAGGTTGCATTTATGCAAT CTGTGGGTAATGAGAAGTCGAACCATTATTGGGAAGCAGAACTGCCACCAAATTTTGACAGAAGTGGAATTGAGAAATTTATCCGCACCAA GTATGAGGAGAAGAAATGGGTTGCAAAGAATGCAACACAACCAACTCCAAAACCAGGTGAAATGAGCTCTAATCTGGACAAGTTTCTCGAAGGTGGAGCCAAATCTGGGATTGGGATTCCAAAGAAAACAAGGAGTCTTTCTCTTGAGGAGGAGGTTCTTACTAATCACCTTGCACAAGTTCCTCATCCAGTAACAAGAGCCCGTGGGGTAG AGTTCTTTAGATATGAAGAACAAGATGTCCCCACCAATGGGGTCACCACCGATAACAGAATTTGA
- the LOC132184467 gene encoding protein BOLA1, chloroplastic, producing MGSRGATVVLSRANRIKAKLQSVLEATALEIDDVSYQHSGHAAVRETSEGETHFNVKIVSPKFEGQSLVKRHRLVYDALADELQSGLHALSIVAKSPQEAAAKK from the coding sequence ATGGGTTCGAGAGGAGCGACTGTCGTGCTATCGAGGGCCAATAGAATCAAGGCCAAGCTGCAATCGGTCCTGGAAGCAACCGCTTTGGAGATCGACGACGTGTCGTACCAGCACTCTGGCCACGCCGCCGTCCGGGAAACCTCGGAAGGCGAGACTCACTTCAACGTGAAGATCGTGTCCCCAAAGTTCGAAGGCCAGAGCCTCGTGAAACGGCACCGTCTGGTCTATGATGCGCTGGCCGACGAGCTTCAGTCTGGACTTCACGCGCTCTCCATTGTCGCCAAGTCGCCCCAGGAAGCGGctgccaaaaaataa
- the LOC132184342 gene encoding probable ADP-ribosylation factor GTPase-activating protein AGD15 isoform X2 produces MNEKASVSKELNAKHIKILEALLKLPENRECADCWSKAPRWASVNLGIFICMQCSGIHRSLGVHISKVRSTTLDTWLPEQVAFMQSVGNEKSNHYWEAELPPNFDRSGIEKFIRTKYEEKKWVAKNATQPTPKPGEMSSNLDKFLEGGAKSGIGIPKKTRSLSLEEEVLTNHLAQVPHPVTRARGSSLDMKNKMSPPMGSPPITEFDTSTKKTNGATDLFSLLHVHDENRNQDCSTVPPPWATFD; encoded by the exons ATGAACGAGAAGGCCTCCGTCTCTAAGGAGCTTAATGCCAAGCATATCAAG aTTTTAGAGGCTCTTCTTAAGCTGCCAGAGAATAGGGAATGTGCAGATTGCTGGAGCAA GGCTCCACGATGGGCGAGTGTAAACCTTGGAATATTTATATGCATGCAATGTTCGGGAATTCATCGAAGTCTTGGAGTACATATATCGAAG GTAAGGTCTACTACTTTGGATACATGGCTACCAGAGCAGGTTGCATTTATGCAAT CTGTGGGTAATGAGAAGTCGAACCATTATTGGGAAGCAGAACTGCCACCAAATTTTGACAGAAGTGGAATTGAGAAATTTATCCGCACCAA GTATGAGGAGAAGAAATGGGTTGCAAAGAATGCAACACAACCAACTCCAAAACCAGGTGAAATGAGCTCTAATCTGGACAAGTTTCTCGAAGGTGGAGCCAAATCTGGGATTGGGATTCCAAAGAAAACAAGGAGTCTTTCTCTTGAGGAGGAGGTTCTTACTAATCACCTTGCACAAGTTCCTCATCCAGTAACAAGAGCCCGTGGG AGTTCTTTAGATATGAAGAACAAGATGTCCCCACCAATGGGGTCACCACCGATAACAGAATTTGATACATCCACAAAAAAGACCAATGGTGCAACAGATCTTTTCAGCTTGCTTCATGTCCATGATGAAAACCGAAACCAGGATTGCTCTACTGTACCTCCACCCTGGGCAACTTTCGATT GA
- the LOC132185175 gene encoding protein FAR1-RELATED SEQUENCE 1-like, producing MSPCVADFALEKQFQDAYTNAKFKEVQAEFKQRSNVNNCLLKSEGAIFTYQVIETNGNCMMNKTFSVFFNTDEFEVKCTCALFEVKGIICRHSISILLTSGVTTLPPKYILYRWRKDINRKHVLIKSSGDVLVNNSNAQRYDEFCKHCEELALLTSKNVKYFIEVMKSVDMLTEKYRALTLAEPNQCDEVIPTCDEVILSNEGTTVQGSINVAATMVDPMSELSKLISQHKYEEAFVAAF from the exons ATGAGTCCTTGTGTAGCAGACTTTGCTTTAGAGAAGCAGTTTCAAGATGCTTACACAAATGCAAAATTCAAAGAAGTTCAAGCAGAATTTAAGCAACGTTCGAATGTTAATAATTGTCTTCTAAAAAGTGAAGGTGCAATTTTTACGTATCAAGTGATTGAAACTAATGGAAACTGCATGATGAACAAAACATTTAGTGTTTTCTTCAACACCGATGAATTTGAAGTGAAGTGTACTTGTGCATTGTTTGAAGTAAAAGGAATCATATGCAGACATTCCATTTCTATTCTACTTACGAGTGGGGTTACAACGTTGCCACCTAAATATATTCTTTATAGATGGAGGAAGGATATAAATCGAAAACATGTTTTGATTAAGAGTAGTGGTGACGTGTTGGTTAATAACTCCAATGCCCAGAGGTATGACGAATTTTGCAAGCATTGTGAAGAATTAGCATTGCTCACATCCAAGAACGTGAAATATTTCATTGAAGTGATGAAAAGTGTTGATATGTTAACGGAGAAATACCGTGCCTTAACGTTGGCTGAGCCCAATCAATGTGATGAAGTCATTCCAACTTGTGATGAGGTAATTTTAAGTAATGAGGGCACCACGGTGCAAG GTTCCATCAATGTGGCAGCAACAATGGTTGATCCAATGTCTGAGTTGTCAAAATTGATTAGCCAACACAAATATGAAGAAGCCTTCGTCGCAGCCTTTTGA